From Dreissena polymorpha isolate Duluth1 chromosome 15, UMN_Dpol_1.0, whole genome shotgun sequence, a single genomic window includes:
- the LOC127860583 gene encoding uncharacterized protein LOC127860583 — MSGCYDILYLHLGSNDVCCKDSNFYRCVTEILDVVFSVCTEIHVVLCVILPRDFDVRMFPRWPLSGAQLRNYCQWIRSANSMLWELSHHVPSVRYMDYAANKQKSLYLSHDGLHLSAEGARRCLASIHDDLPNQLCVEAAVQDPTKWPALSATEVPVQEHDSTIALFSDIVQTGAQPEIQDKVDASEVPVPRDIKPQTHKITVVTARAKRSATRNVKRYGKKLAKKCHTRSCCSGFVYLDITEDVAVFLPAYKLNGLCLEDEINVPSNIHCHRDTEETPQQDDNAANEDKVNVPSHFFFQRDTDETPQQDVDTSQLLLILSNDVELNPGPIFQTIPVPVEAVGSSEKMTIITVKMD, encoded by the exons ATGTCAGGTTGTTACGACATATTGTACCTGCATCTTGGCTCTAACGATGTTTGCTGCAAGGATAGCAATTTCTACCG tTGTGTGACTGAGATCCTTGATGTTGTATTCAGTGTGTGCACTGAAATACACGTGGTGCTTTGCGTGATTCTTCCACGTGATTTTGATGTGAGAATGTTTCCCCGATGGCCACTCTCAGGGGCACAGTTGAGGAACTACTGCCAGTGGATAAGGAGCGCAAACAGCATGCTGTGGGAACTGAGTCACCATGTGCCTTCTGTGAGATACATGGACTATGCAGCAAATAAACAG aagtcCCTGTACTTGTCCCATGATGGACTACATCTGAGTGCTGAAGGGGCTAGGAGGTGTTTAGCATCCATACATGACGACCTGCCAAACCAGCTGTGTGTGGAGGCTGCTGTTCAAGATCCTACAAAATGGCCAGCTCTCTCAGCCACGGAAGTACCGGTTCAGGAGCATGACAGCACCATAGCACTCTTTTCGGATATTGTGCAGACT GGAGCTCAACCAGAGATTCAAGACAAGGTGGATGCAAGTGAAGTACCAGTTCCCAGGGACATTAAGCCTCAGACACATAAAATAACG GTTGTCACAGCCAGAGCTAAGAGGTCTGCAACCAGAAATGTCAAAAGATATGGAAAGAAg TTGGCAAAGAAATGCCACACAAG GTCATGCTGCAGTGGATTTGTTTACCTTGACATTACTGAAGATGTGGCTGTTTTCCTGCCTGCATACAAGTTGAATGGCTTATGCTTG GAAGATGAAATCAACGTGCCATCCAACATACATTGCCACCGAGACACTGAAGAGACGCCCCAACAAGATGACAACGCCGCAAATGAAGATAAAGTCAATGTGCCATCCCACTTCTTTTTCCAACGAGACACTGACGAGACGCCCCAACAAGATGTAGACACTTCACAGCTTCTTCTTATTCTTTCAAATGACGTTGAACTTAACCCTGGACCG ATATTCCAGACAATACCGGTCCCTGTGGAAGCGGTTGGCTCAAGCGAGAAGATGACGATAATTACAGTGAAAATGGACTGA